The Caenorhabditis elegans chromosome II genome has a segment encoding these proteins:
- the vps-2 gene encoding Charged multivesicular body protein 2a (Confirmed by transcript evidence), with translation MDFLFGRRKTPAELLRQNQRALNKAIRELDRERARMEAQEKKVIADIKNMAKKNQMDSVKVMAKDLVRTRRYIKKFIVMKANIQAVSLKVQTLKSQDAMASAMKGVTKAMQSMNRQLNLPQIQKIMMEFEKQSEIMDMKEEVMGDAIDDALGDAGDEEETDQIVNQVLDELGIQMGEEMAGLPSAAGGLNAGGERIGGRQAVAAGGSGGAHHGAGGAGGGNDVDDDLQARLDQLRRE, from the exons ATGGATTTCCTGTTCGGACGCCGCAAGACGCCAGCCGAGCTTCTTCGACAGAATCAGAGGGCTCTGAACAAg gcCATCCGAGAGCTGGACCGCGAGAGAGCTCGTATGGAGGCTCAGGAGAAGAAGGTTATCGCGGATATCAAGAATATGGCAAAGAAGAATCAAATGGACTCTGTAAAAGTGATGGCCAAGGATCTGGTGCGAACTCGTCGTTATATCAAGAAATTTATCGTTATGAAGGCAAATATTCAG GCGGTCTCCCTGAAAGTTCAAACCCTGAAATCGCAAGATGCGATGGCGTCGGCGATGAAAGGAGTGACAAAAGCGATGCAATCGATGAATCGGCAGCTGAATCTTCCAcaaatccagaaaattatGATGGAATTCGAGAAACAGAGCGAAATCATGGATATGAAGGAGGAGGTGATGGGCGACGCGATCGATGATGCTCTTGGAGACGCCGGCGATGAGGAGGAGACCGATCAGATCGTTAATCAG gtTCTCGACGAGTTAGGCATACAAATGGGCGAAGAAATGGCCGGGCTCCCGTCGGCGGCCGGTGGACTCAATGCTGGTGGAGAACGGATCGGCGGTCGCCAAGCTGTTGCAGCTGGAGGTAGCGGTGGAGCTCATCATGGAGCCGGTGGAGCCGGTGGTGGAAATGATGTTGACGATGATCTTCAGGCCCGTCTTGATCAGCTTAGAAGAGAATGA
- the Y46G5A.34 gene encoding uncharacterized protein (Confirmed by transcript evidence), translated as MLIELLISITVLASILVSCKKEKNEAAKLKPRNLDGKPGGPTPGGAKSANKSGGAGGGSGGAGDANSLLKNEVQEPPMKERPADDNETINDAKSNWGTVA; from the exons atgctcattgaACTCCTCATATCCATCACCGTGCTTGCGTCGATTCTCGTCTCGTGCAAGAAAGAGAAGAACGAAGCGGCAAAACTGAAGCCACGTAACCTCGACGGAAAACCCGGTGGGCCAACTCCGGGCGGagccaaatcggcaaacaaGTCTGGCGGTGCCGGCGGAGGTAGTGGAGGAGCTGGAGATGCTAATAGTCTTCTCAAGAATGAAGTCCAAG aaccaCCGATGAAGGAGCGTCCGGCTGACGACAACGAGACAATCAACGACGCAAAGTCCAACTGGGGAACTGTTGCCTAA
- the tiar-2 gene encoding RRM domain-containing protein (Confirmed by transcript evidence) — protein sequence MATSFYTGGGEDGDGFNPRVHARIAEREGFQLASGSEDPRTLFVANLDPAITDEFLATLFNQIGAVMKAKIIFEGLNDPYAFVEFSDHNQATLALQSHNGRELLEKEMHVTWAFEPREPGENRSKPETSRHFHVFVGDLCSEIDSTKLREAFVKFGEVSEAKIIRDNNTNKGKGYGFVSYPRREDAERAIDEMNGAWLGRRTIRTNWATRKPDEDGERGGDRGDRRGGGGGGRDRYHNQSEKTYDEIFNQAAADNTSVYVGNIANLGEDEIRRAFDRFGPINEVRTFKIQGYAFVKFETKESAARAIVQMNNADIGGQIVRCSWGKSGDSGKPSERGSGGGGGSGNYGYGYGNSGGGGGSGGPGNSQFSNFNQRPPPSGNGGSGGGSGGQNNQYWQYYSQYYNNPHLMQQWNNYWQKDGPPPPPAAAASSTGGN from the exons atggcCACTTCGTTCTACACGGGAGGTGGCGAAGACGGAGACGGCTTCAATCCCCGTGTGCACGCGAGAATCGCCGAACGAGAGGGTTTTCAGCTGGCTTCTGGCTCCGAGGACCCGAGAACTtt ATTCGTTGCAAATCTGGATCCGGCGATAACCGACGAGTTTCTCGCGACGCTTTTCAATCAAATTGGCGCCGTTATGAaggcaaaaattatttttgaa GGACTCAACGATCCGTACGCTTTCGTGGAGTTTTCCGATCATAATCAGGCTACGCTGGCTTTACAGAGCCACAACGGGCGGGAGCTgctggaaaaa gaaATGCACGTAACGTGGGCATTCGAGCCCCGCGAGCCGGGCGAAAACCGCTCAAAACCCGAAACTTCTCGACATTTTCACGTTTTCGTCGGCGATTTGTGCTCCGAAATTGATTCGACAAAGCTCCGTGAAGCTTTTGTTAAGTTCGGAGAAGTTTCTGAGGCGAAAATTATTcgcg ataacAATACGAACAAGGGAAAAGGCTACGGATTCGTATCATACCCCCGTCGAGAAGATGCCGAAAGAGCTATAGATGAGATGAATGGAGCATGGCTTGGCCGACGGACTATTCGAACAAACTGGGCCACCCGGAAGCCTGATGAAGATGGTGAACGTGGTGGTGATCGTGGTGATAGAAGAGGTGGAGGTGGCGGTGGAAGAGATCGTTATCATAATCAATCGGAAAAGACTTATGATGAGATTTTTAATCAAGCTGCTGCTGATAATACATCGGTTTATGTCGGAAATATTGCCAATCTTGGGG aagacGAAATTCGCCGAGCTTTTGACCGTTTCGGACCAATCAACGAAGTACGAACATTCAAAATTCAGGGATACGcatttgtgaaatttgagaCTAAAGAATCAGCGGCACGGGCGATTGTACAGATGAATAATGCAGATATTGGAGGACAAATTGTTCGATGCAGTTGGGGAAAAAGTGGAGAT tctGGAAAGCCATCCGAGCGAGGATCCGGCGGTGGTGGCGGCAGTGGCAACTACGGTTACGGTTACGGTAACAGCGGTGGCGGCGGCGGCAGCGGAGGACCCggaaattcgcaattttcgaattttaatcaACGACCCCCACCATCTGGAAATGGTGGTTCTGGAGGCGGAAGTGGAGGccaaaataatcaatattGGCAGTACTATTCGCAATACTACAATAATCCACATTTGATGCAACAATGGAATAATTATTGGCAAAAGGATggaccaccaccaccaccagctgCAGCAGCTTCATCTACTGGAGGAAATTGA
- the Y46G5A.14 gene encoding uncharacterized protein (Confirmed by transcript evidence) → MLIELLISITVLASILVSCKKEKNEAAKLKPRGFDRKSSGAPAPAGANLVNKSGGSGGGSGGSGDANRLLKREIKEVKMEERSADDNETINDVKSNWGTV, encoded by the exons atgcttaTTGAACTCCTCATATCCATCACCGTGCTCGCGTCGATTCTCGTCTCGTGCAAGAAAGAGAAGAACGAAGCGGCAAAACTGAAGCCACGTGGCTTCGATCGAAAATCCAGTGGAGCACCGGCTCCGGCTGGAGCCAACTTGGTTAACAAGTCTGGCGGTTCCGGCGGAGGTAGTGGAGGATCTGGAGATGCTAATAGACTTCTCAAAAGAGAAATCAAAG aagtAAAGATGGAGGAGCGTTCGGCTGACGATAACGAGACAATCAACGATGTAAAGTCCAACTGGGGAACTGTttga